The Synechococcus sp. CC9605 sequence GCATCCTTGAGTGGGGTGATGGTGGTTCTCCCAACATGATCCTGGACGACGGCGGCGATGCCACCGGTCTGGTGATGCTTGGCAGCAAGGCCGAGCAGGACATCACCGTTCTGGATAACCCCGGCAACGAAGAGGAGACCTTCCTGTTCGCCTCGATCAAGAAAAAGCTGGCCCAGGACCCAACTTTCTATTCGCGCACCAAGGCCCAAATCCAGGGTGTGACCGAGGAGACCACCACGGGCGTGGCACGTCTCTACAAGATGCAGAAGAGCGGTGAGCTGCCTTTCCCCGCCATCAACGTCAACGACTCGGTCACCAAGAGCAAGTTCGACAACCTTTACGGCTGCCGCGAGTCGCTGGTGGACAGCATCAAGCGCGCCACTGACGTGATGGTGGCTGGCAAGCAGGCCCTCGTGATCGGCTACGGCGATGTGGGCAAGGGTTCGGCCCAGTCCCTGCGTGGTCTGGGTGCCACCGTCTGCATTGCAGAAGTGGATCCGATATGCGCCCTGCAGGCCGCCATGGAGGGTTACCGCGTGGTGCGTCTGGAAGACGTGGTCGAAGACATGGATATCTTCGTCACCGCCACCGGCAACTACCAGGTGATCCGCAACGAGCACCTGGTGAAGATGAAGGATGAGGCGATCGTCTGCAACATCGGCCACTTCGACAACGAGATCGATGTCGCCTCCCTCAAGGAGTACGAGTGGGAGAACATCAAGCCGCAGGTCGACCACATCACCTTGCCCAGCGGCAACCGGATCATCCTGCTGGCTGAAGGCCGTCTGGTGAACCTGGGATGCGCCACCGGCCACCCCAGCTTTGTGATGAGCAACTCCTTCACCAACCAGGTGCTGGCTCAGATCGAGCTGTTCACCAAGGGCGATGAGTACGCCAAAGAGGTGTACGTGCTGCCCAAGCATCTCGACGAGATGGTGGCCCGCCTTCACCTCGGTCGCATCGGCGCCAATCTCACCGAGCTCAGCAAGGATCAGGCCGACTACATCAACGTTCCTGTGGAAGGCCCCTACAAGCCCGACCACTACCGCTACTGATCACGATCCTGCGGATCGGAATCTGATTCTCACGGCCCCATGGAAGACTTGCGCGATCAAGCGCAGTCTCCATGGGGCTTTCTGATCTGATCACGCAGCTACCGGAGTTGATCGGCCAGGCGGTGGAGGCGAACCAGTGGCTCGGTTACACCGCGATCTTCGCGGCGATGTTTCTCGAGAATCTGTTCCCGCCGATTCCATCCGAGCTGATCATGCCCCTCGGGGGCTTTTACGTGCAGCAGGGTCAGTTGGATCTGGTGCCTGTGGTGCTGGCCGGTTTGCTGGGGACGGTCCTCGGTGCCCTGCCCTGGTACGGGATCGGACGGTTGATCAATGAGGAACGGATCGAAGCTTGGTTGCAACGCCACGGTCGCTGGATTGGCATCAGTGCCGATGAGTTGGCCCGCAGCCGCCGCTGGTTCAGCCGCTACGGCACCGCCCTGGTGTTCTGGGGGCGATTGGTGCCTGGCATTCGTACGCTGATATCGGTCCCAGCGGGCATTGAAATGATGCCGATGGCGCCGTTCCTTGTCTGGACCACCGCCGGCAGCCTGATCTGGACGGCCCTACTCACCGTGGCCGGCATGGTTCTTGGAGAGGGCTACAGCAATGTTGAGATTTGGATTGACCCTGTCTCCAAGGCCGTGAAGGTGTTGCTGGTGGTGGCGGTGCTGGCGGGCACGATCTGGTTGGGTCTGCGCATCTGGCGCCGGCGTCAGTCGTCCGACTGAGCACCGGCGCTGGGGTTGACCTGGGAAGAAGACTTAGAAGGGAATCTCCTCATCGGAGGCATGGCCGCCAAAGCTGCCGGCCGCTTCCTGGTTGTCGCGTTTGGATCCGAGCAGTTCGAGCCGATCCACACGGACCACGGGTTTGCTGCGCTCTTCGCCGCTGGCGCGGTCGGTCCAGCGGTCCAGCTTGAAGCTGCCGATGATGCCGAGTAGTGACCCCTTCTTCACATAGTCCGCGGCGACCTGGGCCTGCTTGCCCCAGATCTCAAGGTTGAACCAGTCGGGTTCGTCATCGCGGCTGCGACGGTTCACTGCCATGGTGAGGTTGGCCACCATGCTGCCGGACTCGAAATAACGCACTTCGGGATCGCGGCCTGCACGGCCGACGAGGGTGACGGAATTAACGCCCATAGACAATTCATCTCCTGAATTTGGATTCATGATGCGGCACCGGTTGGGTGACTGCTTCTAAGGAGTTCCACCCAAGCCGCTGGGTGTAACAGGCAACAGCTGAGAACGCCCCTATGATCCGGCGGTCTAAACTGCGGTATCTGTGTTCTTCCGTCGTTTCCAGCTGTCGCGCGACATCGGCATCGACCTGGGCACCGCTAATACCCTGATTTATGTCTCCGGCCGGGGCATCGTGCTTCAAGAGCCCTCCGTGGTGGCTCTAGACCTCGAGCGTGGCACCACCATGGCCGTAGGTGATGAAGCTAAGTTGATGCTTGGCCGCACCCCCGGAAACATCCGGGCCGTCCGCCCGTTACGCGATGGGGTGATTGCCGATTTCGATGCCGCTGAGCAGATGCTCAAAACCTTCATCACCAAGGGAAATGAAGGCCGCGGCATCATGGCTCCTCGCCTCGTGGTCGGCATTCCTAGTGGTGTGACCGGTGTGGAGCGCCGCGCCGTTCGCGAAGCCGGCATGGCCGGGGCTCGCGAGGTTCACCTGATCGATGAGCCGGTGGCAGCCGCCATCGGTGCTGGTCTTCCCGTCACCGAGCCCGTTGGAACGATGATTGTGGACATCGGTGGCGGCACCACCGAGGTTGCGGTGTTGAGCCTTGGTGGAACGGTGCTGAGTGAATCCGTGCGTGTTGCTGGCGATGAGATCAGCGATTCCATCGGCGTCTACTTGAAAAAGGTGCACAACATGGTCGTCGGCGAGCGCACGGCCGAGGAGATCAAGATCCGCATCGGCTCCGCCTTCCCCGACGACGAGTTCGATCAGCAGTCGATGGATGTGCGTGGCCTGCATCTCCTCTCCGGTTTGCCCCGCACGATCAACCTCAAGGCCGGTGATCTGCGTGAAGCGATTGCCGAGCCGCTCAACGTGATTGTGGAAGCGGTGAAGCGAACTCTGGAGCGCACGCCCCCTGAGTTGGCAGCCGACATCGTGGATCGGGGCATCATGTTGGCCGGTGGTGGCGCGCTGGTGCGGGGCATCAGCGACCTGATCAGCCACGAGACCGGCATTTTTGTGCACATTGCCGAAGACCCTCTCCTCTGTGTGGTGAATGGTTGTGGCCAGGTTCTGGAGGACTGGAAACGTCTGCAGCGGGTGGTTGACACTCCTGAATTCGTTCGCTCCGCCGCAGGCGCCTGAAGCCATGGCCCCAACGCTCCGTCCCGGCAAAAGCCGCTGGCGTGGATTGGGGCAGCTCACCCCCTGGCTGCTTCTGGTGGTGGGGCTTCTTCTGGTGCGTCTGAGCAAGGGCGCTGGTTTCAGCGATGCATACGCTCTGCTTAGCCGACCCTTCTGGCCTGGGCCTGCCCAGAGGGAATGGGTGACCGCTGCGGCGGATCTTGAGGAGCGCTCTCGCCTGCAGCTGTTGGAAGACGACAACCGTCGTCTGCGTGGACTGTTGGAGCTCCAGCAACAAGGGGCTGCAGATGGGGAGGTGTCAGCTGCTGTGATCTCCCGCTCGTCGCGGGGTTGGTGGCAGCAACTGCAGTTGGGCAAGGGCTCGCTGCAGGGCATCGGTCAGGGCGATGCGGTTTTGGGTCCAGGTGGTCTGGTGGGGCGTATCGCCAGCGTGACCCCGGCGACGGCGCGGGTGAAATTGCTCACCGCCCCTGGCCATGAGATTGGTGTGTGGCTGCCCCGCAGCCGCCGCCACGGATTGCTGGTGGGCCGCGGCAGCAGTCGCCTCTCGCTTCGTTTCATCGACAAGGATCCTGACGTGCGTCCGGGGGATCTCGTCGCCACGTCGCCGGCCAGCACCCTGTTGCCACCCAACGTTCCGGTGGGGGTGGTCCAGTCGGTGGACGAGCAGACGGTTCCCGCCCCCACGGCGGTGGTGCAGTTGATCGCTGCACCGGAGGCGATCGATTGGGTGCAGGTGCAGACGCGTTGAGATGAGAACCACTGACATGCCCCGACTGCACCGACAACCGATCTGTGTAGCCTCAGCCCTGGTGGTGCCGTTGTTGGCCTTGGCGTCGCCGCGTTGGTTGGCCATTGATGGGGTCGGTCCTGCCTGGGCTGTGCTTTGGCTGTTGCCCTGGGCGCTTGTAGATGGTCCGGTGTCGGGCGCCTTGGCGGGTTTGGCTTTAGGGCTGGTGCTGGATGGTCTCAACCTCGCTGGTTTGAGTCAGGTGCCGGCGCTGCTGCTGTTGGGCTGGTGGTGGGGACGGCTTGGGCGGCGCGCAGCACCGATCCAACGCAGCCTGAATCTGGGTTTGTTGGCCTGGCTTGGCTCCCTGGGGCTTGGTTTGTCCTTGATCCTGCAGCTCTGGTGGCGTCAAGGCGGAGCACTGGATCCCCTCACCCAGAGCTGGGGTCTACAGACCCTGTGGTGTCAGGCCCTGATCACGGGTTTGCTGGCGCCGCTGTTGGTGTCGTTGCAGTTGCTGCTTTGGCGAAGGAGGGTTCCCTCATGAGGCTCAACCGCCGGGATCTGCTGCTGGGGGCAGCGGCCTTCGGGCTGGCGGCCTGTGCTCCCAGGAACCAAAAGAGCAGGGCAATCGAGTTGTGGACCCTGCAATTGGCCCCCAAGTTCAATCCCTATTTCGCGGATGTTCTTGGGGCATGGAGCCGTTTCCATCCGGGCGCACCTGTGCGCTGGACGGATCTGCCCTGGGGGTCCGTGGAACGCAAGTTGCTGGCAGCGGTGTTCGCCCGCACGGCCCCGGACGTGGTGAACCTCAATCCGCCCTTCGCGGCCAATCTGGCCAGCAAAGGTGGCCTGGCCGACTTGACCCCGCTGCTGCCGGCTGAGGCCGCTGGTCGCTATCTGCCCTCGGTGTGGCAAGCCTGTCATGACCCCGATGCCGGGCAGATCGCTGTGCCCTGGTATCTCACGGTGCGACTGAGTCTGGTGAATCGGGCGCTGTTGGATCAAGCCGGCATTGCAGCACCGCCCAGCCACTGGGATCAGGTGCCCGCCTTCGCGCGTCGTATCCGCGAGCGCACGGGCCGTTACGGGCTGTTCCTCACCACCGTGCCGGATGACTCGGCCGAGCTCCTCGAAACCCTGGTGCAGATGGGGGTGACCCTGCTGGATTCCCGACGCCGGGCTGCGTTCGACAGCCCGGCGGGGCTTCGGGCCTTCCGTTTTTGGAGTGATCTCTACCGGGAGGGGTTGTTGCCTCGGGAGGTGGTGAGTCAGGGGCAACGCCGTGCGATCGAGTTGTTCCAGAGTGGTGATCTCGCCCTGGCGGCCACGGGGGCGGAGTTCCTGCGCAGCATCCAGACCAATGCGCCTGGGGTTGCTGCGGTGACGGAGCCCCATCCCCCGCTGATCGGTGCAGATGGCACGGCCAATGTGGCCTTGATGACGTTGGCGGTGCCGCGTCAGAGCCAGCGCGTCCAGGAGGCCGTCGATCTGGCGCTGTTCCTGACCAATGCCTATCAGCAGGCGCGCTTTGCCGCTGAGGCGCGGGTGTTGCCGTCGTCGATTGAGGCCTTGGTCCGGGTGCGGCGTGAATTGGAGCAACAGGTTCCTGCCACCGATGCGGAGCGTCAGATTCGCCAGGCTCGATTGCTCTCGGCCAGCACGTTGGATCGTGCCCGGGTGTTGGTGCCGGCCATGCCGGGGATCAAGCGCCTGCAGAAGATCCTTTACACCCAGATGCAGCGGGCGATGTTGGCCCAGGTCAGCCCTGAACAAGCCCTTGCAGCCGCGGCGTCGGAATGGAATCGATATGCCCGTTCGCGATGGCCTGAGGTCGCCGGCAATTCTTAAAACAATCGGTAAACAAGCTGCGCGACAGGGTGTTTGCGTCGGTGTCCAGGCCCTGACTAGTAAGGTTGCAGCTCTTTATAGGTTTGATTCGGATGACGGGCGACTTGCCCTCACAACCGAAAGCCACCATTCTTGTCGTTGATGACGAGGCTGCAGTTCGGCGAGTTTTGGTGATGCGCCTGCAGCTGTCGGGCTACCGCGTTATTTGCGCCGAAGACGGCGAAGAGGCCCTGGAGATGTACCACAACGAGTCGCCCGATCTGGTGGTGCTCGATGTGATGCTGCCCAAGCTGGATGGTTTTGCAGTTTGCCGGCGCCTGAGGGCCGAATCCTGTGTACCAATCATTTTCCTCTCCGCTGTTGAAGCGATCTCCGAGCGAGTCGCTGGATTGGATTTGGGCGCAGACGATTATTTGCCCAAACCCTTCAGCCCCAAGGAACTGGAAGCTCGTATTTCAACAATTTTGCGCCGGGTGGGTCGGGGCAATGCTGTCATTGAAAGCCGTGAATTGCCCACGGGGCAAGGAGTTTTGCGGCTCGGTGACCTGGTTGTGGACACCAACAGACGCCAAGTCACCCGAGGTTCTGAGCGAATTAACCTCACCTACACGGAATTCAGCCTTTTGGAGTTGCTGTTCCGCGATCCCGGACACGTTGTGCCCCGGGCAGAAATTCTTGAGCAACTTTGGGGCTATCCCCCCCGGCGTGCTGCAGACCTTCGCGTGGTTGATGTCTATGTGGCGCGGTTGCGCGGAAAACTGGAGCCTGATCCCCGCAATCCCGAGCTGATCCTTACGGTGCGGGGCATTGGTTATGCCTCTCAGCGCATGGGCGAGGCCTTCGCTGCCGGGTGATCAACCCGCGGGCGGGCAGGATGGCGCCCGACTGACCTGCTGCTGTGTCTGAGCTGCGCGACACCCGTCTGGAAAAGGCGAGGACATTGGAGGAGCTGGGGCAGGGCCCCTATGCCCTCACCTTTAGCCCCAGCCACCGCATGGCTGAGCTACAGGTGACCCATGCCGATCTCCCCAAGGGGGAAGAGCGGGACGTCAGCGTTTCCGTGGCGGGGCGGGTGATGACCCGCCGGGTGATGGGAAAGTTGGCCTTTTTCACCCTGGCCGATGAGACGGGTTCCATCCAGCTGTTCCTGGAGAAGGCGGGGCTGGAGGCCCAGCAGGAGGGCTGGTTCAAACAGATCACCTCGTTGGTGGACAGTGGCGACTGGCTTGGGGTGAGCGGCACCCTGCGTCGCACTGACCGAGGTGAACTGTCGGTAAAGGTGAGCGACTGGCGCATGCTCACCAAGGCGCTGCAGCCCCTTCCCGACAAGTGGCATGGTCTGGCCGACGTGGAGAAGCGCTACCGCCAGCGTTACCTGGATCTGGTGGTGTCTCCCGACAGCCGGGAGACGTTCCGGCGCCGGGCCCGCCTGGTGAGCGGCATTCGCCGCTGGCTTGATCAACGGGATTTTCTCGAGATCGAGACCCCCGTGTTGCAGAGCGAACCCGGTGGCGCCGACGCGCGACCGTTCGAGACCCATCACAACGCTCTCGATCTGCCCCTCACCCTCCGGATTGCCACCGAGTTACACCTCAAGCGCCTGGTGGTGGGCGGCTTTGAGCGGGTTTATGAACTGGGCCGGATCTTCCGCAATGAAGGGGTTAGCACCCGCCATAACCCCGAGTTCACTTCGGTGGAGATCTATCAGGCCTACAGCGACTACGTCGGGATGATGGAGCTCACCGAGCAGATGGTCAGCGCGGTGTGTGAAGAGGTCTGCGGCACGACCACCATCACCTACCAGGGCACCGAGATCGATCTGGCACCGCCGTGGCGGCGCGCCACCATGCACGAGCTCGTGCAAGACGCGACGGGGCTTGATTTCAATGGCTTCAGCAGTCGGGAGGAGGCGGCCGCGGCGATGACCGCCAAGGGTCTGCATGCACCTGAACTGGCCGACTCGGTGGGCCGTCTGCTCAATGAAGCCTTTGAGCAAGCGGTGGAGACGACCCTGATTCAGCCCACCTTCGTCACCGATTACCCGGTAGAGATTTCGCCCCTGGCCCGGCCCCATCGCAGCAAGCCAGGCCTGGTGGAGCGCTTTGAGTTGTTCATCGTCGGCCGCGAGCACGCCAATGCCTTCAGTGAGCTCACCGATCCTGTGGATCAACGGCAGCGCCTCGAGGCCCAGCAGGCGCGCAAGGCGGCGGGCGACCTGGAAGCGCAGGGGTTGGACGAGGATTTCGTAATGGCCCTGGAGGTGGGCATGCCCCCCACGGGAGGTCTGGGGATCGGCATCGACCGGTTGGTGATGCTGCTCACCGACTGCCCTTCGATTCGGGATGTGATCGCCTTCCCGCTGTTGCGGCCGGAGTCCCGCAAGGGAGAACCACCCTCAGTGGAATAATGGGTGGAGTGGCATGGTCCTATCCCCATGAGTGGAGAACGCGTCGGGTTTCGCTTCAAGCACGCTGATGCCGTGGTCAAGCGGAATCCTCAGGGCCGTTCCCGTCGGGGATGGGTGATGGAGCCGGTGGAGCAGACCACCAGCCGTGGCACCAAAATGCCTGCTTACCGCATCCGCTGGCGTGACAGTGAGCGGCCGGAGATCGTGTTGCAACACATGTTGATTGCCGATCCCGATCCCACCCCTCCGCCCGAGGGTGTGAGCCTCGAGCCCCCCGCGCCCAAGGCCTGATCTAACCCAGCCCAGAGTCGCGGCGCAGCTGTTCCAGCTCCTGTTCCGCTTCAAACAACGCCCAGTCCTTCTCGAGTGTTGAGGTGCTGGGCTTTTCCTGTTGCTGCTGAAGCTCTTTCAGCTGTCGCTCCACCTCGTTGAAGCGGCGTCCCAGATCCTCTAGGTCGACCCAGAGGGAACGTCCCTGGTTCATCAGGCTGGTGAGATGTTGTTCGGCTCGTCCGGCCAGATCGGCTGCGCCGGCCGCCTTGGCACGGTCCACTCGGCTGCGCCAGGCCCGCACGTCCTCTGCCAGTCGCAGCAGCTGTTGGCGTTGCTGCTTTGCTTCGCCTTGCAGTTGTTGGCGTTGCCGTTGCAGGGCGCCAGCTCGGTCCTTCAAGTGCTGCTCGCTGAACAGCTGGTCCTGGACGGGGTTATTGCGCAGAAAGGCGGAGAGCCTGGCGTCCAGCTCCCGTTCCAACTGCTCCAGCCAGCTGCTCATGCCTCGCCTGGGGTGGTGATCACTGGTTTTTCGATTTCTTTCTCCAGGGGCTCGATTGCGGCTGTTTTGGAGTTGAGGATCATCTGGGTGAGCTGCGCCGCTTTCACTTCTCCCACTTCACCTTCCAATTCCCCCAGGCGATCAAAGGCCGCCATGTACACCGCTTCCAGGTCTTGGATCAGCTGTTCACGCTGTTGCTTGATCGCCTGACGCCGTTCGTCTGATTTCATGCCGCCATGAGCTCATGGGCTCCATCTGTGGAGTCAGTCTGCCGGCAAAAGCAGATGCAGAGCCATTTGCTGGTGCGGATCCTCCCAGCTGCTCTCAATCCGCCATCCGGCCTGGTTTGCAAGGTCGGCTGCAGTTCCTGAGGAGTATTTGACGCTGTGTTCAGTGATCCAGGCGTCGTCTTTCTTGAAGACCCAGGTTTCGCCGGCCAGATGCACGGTTTGATCCTGCGTGCTCACCAGCGCCATTTCGATCCGTTGCTGCTGCTCTTGCCAGCGGGCCCGGTAGCGGAACTGCGCGGGATCGGCATCGCCCTGAAGCTCGCGGTTCAGCCGCTGCAGCAGGTTGAGGGCGAAGGCGGCGGAGAAGCCGGCGGCATCGTCATAGGCGGCTTCCATAAGGGACTGTTCCCGCGGTTGATCCAGCCCCAGCAGCAGCGGCCCTCCAGCCAGCAGCTGCCGGGCATTGCGCAGAAAGTCAACAGCCTCCTCTGGGGTGAAGTTGCCCAGGGAGCTGCCAGGAAAGAAGCCGATGCGCCGCTGGCCGTTCAGGGCGGGATGCTGCGGTAGCTGCTCAAGGCGGGTGTGGTCACAGCAGATGCCCACCATGGCGGTGTTGGGGTGCCGGGCCGCGAGGCCGGAGAGGGCCTCCTTTAGGGCGCTGAGGCTGATGTCCAAGGCGGCGAAGACGCTGCTGCCGAGGGCTGTGAGCAGCGGATCCACCTTGCGGGCATTGCCGATTCCGAATTCCACCACCATTCCGGGGCCCGTGGCGGCGGCGATGGCGTCAGCGTGCAGCTCCAGCAGGGCTATCTCCCGGTTGGTGAGTGTGTATTCCGGTTGCTTGCAGATCTCAGCGAACAGCCGGGATCCCTCGGCGTCGTAAAGCAGCCAGGCTGGGAGCTGCCGAGGGCTGCGCTTCAAGCCGTCCTGCACCAGCTGCTGCAGATCTGCTGGCGATGGATGGAGGTTGATCAGGCTGATGCTCATCGGGCCAGACGGATTCCAGAGGCCATCCAGCGGCTCGCTGGTGGGAAGAAATTCCGATAGCTGTCGCGTTCGTGTTTTTTGGGGGTGAGCCAGCTACTGCCTCGCAGCACCATCTGGGAGCTCATGAATTTGCCGTTGTATTCGCCGATCGCCCCTTCCACTGGGCGAAACCCGGGATAGGGGCTGTAAGCACTGGCGGTCCACTGCCAGAGCACCCGGTGGGCGTGCTTCATGGCGCTGCCATGCAGGCCCAAGGCGTGCTCCCATTCCGCTTCGGTGGGGAGTCGGCCTCCACTCCAGCGGGCAAAGGCATCTGCCTCAAACCAGCTCAGGTGACGCACCGGCGCTTGGGGATCGCGGCGGCGACGGCCCGCCAAGCTGAATTCTGTGTGCTCCTCCCTCCAGTAGCGCGGCGCCTGCCACTGGTGCTGTTGCACCAAGGCCCAGCCTTCACTCATCCACAGCTCGGGTCTTTGATAGCCCCCGTCAGCGATGAAGGCGGCATAGGCAGCGTTGCTCACCAGGGTGCTGCTCAGCTCGAACGGCTCCAGCCAAACCCGATGCCGTGGCGTTTCGTTGTCGAAGTGAAACCCGTCACCCTGATGGCCGATCTCTGCCAAACCGCCGGTGCAGGGCAGCCATTGCTCTGGCGCTACCTGTAATTTCAGCTCGGCCTCTGGGCCGTAGACGGGCTCCAATGGTTGGCGCTGGAAGCCATCCAGGAGGTCCATCAGCAATAGTTCCTGGTGCTGCTGTTCGTGCTGCAGCCCCAGCTCCACCAGTGCTTTTACACCCTCGGGCGGGTCCTGCAGCAGTGTTTCCAGCCCGGCATCCACCCGTTGCCGCCAGGCCAGTACGTCGGCGATCGCAGGGCGGCTGAGCAGACCGCGCTGCGGCCGGGGATGGCGTGCGCCGACGGCTTCGTAATAGGAGTTGAACTGATAGCTCCAGAGCGGGTCGCAGGCTTGATGTCCAGCTGCATGGGGTTGCAGCACGAAGGTGTCGAAGAACCAGGTGGTGTGGCCTAAATGCCATTTCGGCGGGCTGGCATCCGCCATTCCCTGGAGCATCAGATCTTCTGGCTCCAGATACGCAATCAGAGCTTCGCTGCGGCGCCGCACCGCCAGCAGAGTGTCCAGCAGCACGAGTGCGACCAATCTCCTGCGGACCTTAGGGGGTGCTGTAAACCATCGGTACCATCAGCCCATCAATTTGGCTGATTCCCTTGAGCGGTCCCGGCACAGTGCTGGTGGAGCGTTACCGCCTGGAGGAGCGGCTGAGTGGGCCAGACCCGTTGCGGGGATCTCTCTGGCGCGCGGTGGATGTGATGGCCGGTGATCTGCCTGTGGCCATGCGCCAGTTGCAGCTCCCTGCCGCCAAGGCCCGTTTCAAGGAAGTCTGGCCGCAGTTGCAGTCGTTGCTGCATCCTCAGCTGCCCCGTTGCCGTGAGCTGTTGGAGGTCGATGGGGACCTCTGGCTCCTTCGCGACTGGCAGGACGGCGTCTCCTACGACGACCTGCTGCGTCAAAAGCGCTTCGGGCCTGCGGAGGTGTTGACGCTGCTGCGCCAGCTCCTGCCGGTTCTGGAGTTGTTGCATGGCGGCGGCCTGGTGCATGGCGACGTGAATCCTGGCCATCTGATGAGCTGCCGGTGTGATGGCCTGCCTGTGCTCCTGGACGGTGGCAGGCTGCAGCGGCAGGGTGCCCCTGAAGAGGCTGAAGGCTGGGGGGACCTGCATGACTTGGGTCACACCGCCCTGATGTTGCTCAGCGGGTCGGCAAGCCATGAGGAGGGCTGGCCCGAGGGCCTGGAGTTGGACTCGGGATTCCGTCAGGTGC is a genomic window containing:
- the egtB gene encoding ergothioneine biosynthesis protein EgtB — its product is MLLDTLLAVRRRSEALIAYLEPEDLMLQGMADASPPKWHLGHTTWFFDTFVLQPHAAGHQACDPLWSYQFNSYYEAVGARHPRPQRGLLSRPAIADVLAWRQRVDAGLETLLQDPPEGVKALVELGLQHEQQHQELLLMDLLDGFQRQPLEPVYGPEAELKLQVAPEQWLPCTGGLAEIGHQGDGFHFDNETPRHRVWLEPFELSSTLVSNAAYAAFIADGGYQRPELWMSEGWALVQQHQWQAPRYWREEHTEFSLAGRRRRDPQAPVRHLSWFEADAFARWSGGRLPTEAEWEHALGLHGSAMKHAHRVLWQWTASAYSPYPGFRPVEGAIGEYNGKFMSSQMVLRGSSWLTPKKHERDSYRNFFPPASRWMASGIRLAR
- the egtD gene encoding L-histidine N(alpha)-methyltransferase encodes the protein MSISLINLHPSPADLQQLVQDGLKRSPRQLPAWLLYDAEGSRLFAEICKQPEYTLTNREIALLELHADAIAAATGPGMVVEFGIGNARKVDPLLTALGSSVFAALDISLSALKEALSGLAARHPNTAMVGICCDHTRLEQLPQHPALNGQRRIGFFPGSSLGNFTPEEAVDFLRNARQLLAGGPLLLGLDQPREQSLMEAAYDDAAGFSAAFALNLLQRLNRELQGDADPAQFRYRARWQEQQQRIEMALVSTQDQTVHLAGETWVFKKDDAWITEHSVKYSSGTAADLANQAGWRIESSWEDPHQQMALHLLLPAD